A genomic segment from Desulfonatronum lacustre DSM 10312 encodes:
- a CDS encoding EAL and HDOD domain-containing protein, translated as MRTDLSANWGPLPFFVGRQPIFDQSQKIWGYQLFHRATAASVAASFEDGEEATLEIIRNIAMNPLLDPHGQTKNLITFTRENVVRSAPFAMPPGKTVVKYIGSRAESSIQKQLQELRTAGYLLAWEDDAEAVVPEVSGLDILILDAMTVPENRIPGMIHAAHAANVLVMAKRVETHAIFEQLKRHGVSLFQGFFFQKPETFHGPRLTPHHALRFKLLAILNEDPPNPDKLADILEKDVALSYRLLRYVNSARFSPVTKITSIRRALSFIGLKHVRHMLEVILVKETTLPGKTHELPFSAALRGKFLQSAASGRSPENVTPESLFLLGLLSLLEALLDLPMPDILRNLPLDDDFKAGLCRQAGSPYLPWLKLADAFERSNWDEADACINELGLDPLRVASSYAEAVDWTQTFFQHAY; from the coding sequence GTGCGAACCGATCTGAGCGCCAACTGGGGACCGCTTCCTTTCTTTGTCGGCAGGCAGCCCATCTTTGATCAGTCCCAAAAAATCTGGGGCTACCAGCTTTTCCATCGGGCCACCGCCGCCTCGGTGGCCGCCAGCTTTGAGGATGGCGAGGAAGCCACCCTGGAGATCATTCGCAACATCGCGATGAATCCGCTCCTCGATCCCCATGGCCAGACCAAAAACCTGATTACCTTCACCAGGGAGAATGTGGTCCGGAGCGCACCCTTTGCCATGCCTCCGGGCAAAACCGTGGTCAAATATATCGGCTCCCGGGCCGAATCATCCATCCAGAAACAGCTTCAGGAATTGCGCACGGCTGGGTATCTTCTGGCCTGGGAGGACGACGCCGAAGCTGTCGTGCCGGAGGTTTCTGGGCTCGACATCCTGATTCTGGACGCCATGACCGTTCCGGAAAATCGAATTCCCGGCATGATCCACGCCGCCCACGCCGCGAATGTCCTGGTCATGGCCAAGCGGGTCGAGACCCATGCGATTTTCGAACAATTGAAGCGTCACGGCGTGAGCTTGTTTCAAGGCTTCTTTTTCCAAAAGCCGGAAACCTTCCACGGGCCGCGCCTGACACCCCACCACGCCTTGCGGTTTAAACTTCTCGCGATTCTCAACGAGGACCCGCCCAATCCGGACAAGTTGGCCGATATTCTGGAAAAGGACGTCGCTCTCAGCTATCGCCTGTTGCGGTACGTCAACTCCGCCCGTTTCAGCCCGGTGACCAAGATCACCTCCATCCGCAGGGCCCTGTCCTTCATCGGCCTGAAGCACGTCCGGCACATGCTTGAAGTCATTTTGGTCAAGGAAACCACCCTGCCCGGCAAAACCCACGAACTGCCCTTTTCCGCCGCCTTGCGCGGCAAGTTCCTGCAGTCCGCGGCCTCCGGACGCTCTCCTGAAAACGTCACCCCGGAGTCCCTTTTCTTACTGGGCCTGCTTTCCCTGCTGGAAGCCTTGTTGGACCTGCCCATGCCGGACATCCTGCGCAACCTCCCCCTGGACGACGATTTCAAAGCCGGTTTGTGCCGACAAGCGGGGAGCCCGTATCTGCCCTGGTTGAAACTGGCCGACGCCTTTGAACGCTCGAACTGGGACGAAGCGGACGCCTGCATCAACGAACTCGGCCTGGACCCGCTCAGGGTAGCCTCCAGTTACGCCGAAGCCGTGGATTGGACCCAGACGTTCTTCCAACATGCCTACTGA
- a CDS encoding EAL and HDOD domain-containing protein: MKLWGYQLLYRDCEQAESARFEDQDQATVQVVLEAAASPSLGPARDTYLLMEFSITALVHEVPYALPPHNMIIKLTPSLCRDGTVPGVITELRATGYRLALDGPLDSCHHVLAEADYLIVDALIESSEAFTQAMNAATRTGIPVLVKRIETPKAFAEAKRLGAEFFLGFFFQKPEVIASKKLSSIQVVRLKLLKMLNNKNVDWNEIAKTLQNDVSLTYRLLKFLNSPFFGVIQPITTVQRAVAYLGAKQARIWLRMVILTDLCPPEKTSQLPLLSAHRARFLELAGSDRSDVDPDELFLLGLFSLLDVMFDMSMPDLVDFLPLTDALKATLCGRPSPFAPWLELAAQFEQGQWDRVDVLAAQLDLNPIQVGTCYAQAMTWAEEFFRMAG; the protein is encoded by the coding sequence ATGAAACTGTGGGGCTATCAACTGTTGTACAGGGACTGCGAACAGGCCGAGTCCGCGCGGTTTGAGGACCAAGACCAGGCCACGGTGCAAGTCGTCCTGGAAGCGGCGGCATCCCCGAGTCTGGGGCCGGCCCGCGACACATACCTGCTGATGGAATTTTCGATCACGGCCCTGGTCCACGAGGTCCCCTACGCCCTGCCGCCGCACAACATGATCATCAAGCTGACCCCCAGCCTTTGCCGGGACGGGACTGTGCCCGGCGTAATCACCGAACTACGCGCGACGGGTTACCGGCTGGCCCTGGACGGTCCGCTGGACTCTTGTCATCACGTCCTGGCCGAAGCGGATTACCTTATCGTGGACGCCCTGATCGAGTCCTCGGAGGCATTCACCCAAGCCATGAACGCCGCGACCCGAACCGGCATTCCGGTCCTGGTCAAACGGATCGAAACGCCGAAGGCCTTTGCCGAGGCCAAGCGGCTGGGGGCGGAGTTCTTTCTGGGCTTTTTCTTCCAGAAGCCCGAAGTCATTGCCTCGAAAAAGCTTTCCTCCATCCAGGTCGTCCGGCTGAAATTGTTGAAAATGTTGAACAACAAAAATGTAGACTGGAATGAAATCGCCAAGACCCTCCAAAACGACGTGTCCTTGACGTATCGGCTGCTCAAGTTTCTCAATTCTCCCTTTTTCGGCGTGATCCAGCCCATCACCACGGTGCAGCGGGCCGTCGCCTACCTGGGCGCGAAACAAGCCAGAATCTGGTTGCGCATGGTCATTCTCACGGATCTCTGTCCTCCTGAAAAAACCTCCCAGCTTCCCTTGCTCTCGGCCCACCGAGCGCGATTTCTGGAACTCGCGGGTTCAGACCGTTCGGACGTGGACCCTGACGAACTGTTCCTGCTGGGCCTGTTTTCCCTGCTGGACGTCATGTTCGACATGTCCATGCCGGACTTGGTGGACTTCCTGCCGTTGACCGACGCCCTCAAGGCGACACTCTGCGGCCGCCCAAGCCCCTTTGCTCCCTGGCTGGAACTGGCCGCCCAATTTGAACAGGGTCAATGGGACCGCGTGGATGTCCTGGCGGCTCAACTGGACCTGAATCCGATCCAGGTCGGCACCTGTTACGCCCAAGCCATGACCTGGGCCGAAGAATTTTTCCGGATGGCCGGGTGA
- a CDS encoding response regulator gives MTDQPSIYFDISVLCVEDEPVILEFLKEMLRPHVHQVLCARDGHEGFFEFARSRPDIVLTDMEMPRMDGLEMGQAIRSLSPITQIVLITGFEDSRILKRAIQLKADGFLSKPVSIQDLLGTLERCNETIRFQREAMTQRKLRELILNSLPYPLVLLNTATYQVLFANSEAQLMDITPNKSANGPFFPKPVRREIHESVTLAEKLQNIDTPLQIEAAGKTWEISISPVATDTSLYVAVDITARQHLEFLKADVERIVRHDLKSPLGAIIGLPDMLLHQAGLSETMVESLTMIRDAGHNMLNQINLSLDLFKMEQGSYELNPEPVEVMALMREILPQIDQFVRVMQLWVEMELNGRRPTSGTTSGTTSDERFFVFGEKLLCLSMLSNLLKNAAEASPKGGTITIGLKTVHDGSLITIHNQGAIPAAIRNRLFEKYVTAGKRHGTGLGAYSAALIARTQGGTISATSSEDAGTTISVVLPSPPAAVPEDLNRSVF, from the coding sequence ATGACTGACCAGCCCTCAATCTACTTCGACATATCCGTGCTTTGCGTCGAAGACGAGCCCGTCATCCTGGAATTTCTGAAAGAAATGCTCCGCCCTCACGTCCACCAGGTTCTTTGCGCCAGGGACGGCCACGAAGGATTTTTCGAATTTGCCCGCAGCCGCCCGGACATCGTGCTCACGGACATGGAAATGCCCCGCATGGACGGTCTGGAAATGGGTCAGGCCATCCGCTCCCTGTCTCCCATCACCCAGATCGTCCTGATCACCGGCTTTGAGGACTCACGCATCCTGAAACGCGCCATCCAGCTCAAAGCGGACGGCTTTCTCTCCAAACCCGTCTCCATTCAGGACTTGCTGGGGACCTTGGAACGCTGCAACGAGACGATCCGCTTCCAGCGTGAAGCCATGACCCAGCGCAAACTGCGGGAACTGATCCTGAACAGCCTGCCCTACCCCCTGGTGCTGCTGAACACCGCCACATACCAGGTCTTGTTCGCCAACTCCGAAGCGCAGCTCATGGACATCACGCCCAACAAGTCGGCCAACGGGCCATTTTTTCCGAAACCGGTGCGCCGCGAAATTCACGAATCCGTGACCCTTGCCGAGAAACTGCAAAACATCGATACCCCGCTCCAAATCGAGGCCGCCGGAAAGACCTGGGAGATTTCCATATCCCCGGTGGCGACGGACACCTCGCTCTACGTGGCCGTAGACATCACGGCCCGCCAACATCTGGAATTTCTCAAAGCCGACGTGGAGCGAATCGTCAGGCATGACCTCAAATCGCCCTTGGGGGCGATCATCGGCCTTCCGGACATGCTCCTGCATCAGGCCGGACTATCGGAAACCATGGTCGAATCGCTGACCATGATCCGCGATGCCGGCCACAACATGCTCAACCAGATCAACCTGTCCCTGGATCTGTTCAAGATGGAGCAGGGCAGCTACGAACTGAACCCCGAGCCCGTGGAAGTCATGGCCCTGATGCGGGAGATTCTCCCCCAAATCGACCAATTCGTCAGAGTGATGCAACTGTGGGTGGAAATGGAACTCAATGGACGCAGGCCGACCTCGGGGACGACCTCGGGAACGACCTCGGACGAACGCTTTTTCGTATTCGGAGAAAAACTGCTCTGCCTGTCCATGCTCTCCAACCTGCTCAAGAACGCGGCGGAGGCCTCACCCAAAGGCGGCACGATCACCATCGGCCTGAAGACGGTCCATGACGGTTCGCTCATCACCATCCACAACCAGGGCGCGATTCCGGCGGCCATCCGGAACCGGCTTTTTGAAAAATACGTCACCGCAGGCAAGCGCCACGGCACCGGCCTGGGAGCCTACTCCGCGGCCCTGATCGCCAGAACCCAGGGAGGAACAATTTCCGCGACATCTTCCGAGGATGCCGGAACGACGATCAGCGTCGTGCTGCCCAGCCCTCCCGCAGCGGTACCGGAAGACCTGAACAGGTCAGTTTTTTAG
- a CDS encoding NAD(P)/FAD-dependent oxidoreductase, with product MKRFVIIGNGPAANSAAEAIRKQDQSASVVMFSRESQGHYYTPALPELVSGEKAAGKLIVHGPQWYERLGIDLRLDCPVQDANPERRLVTTAEGEEVGYDALLLATGGNAFVPPIPGTDDQKVTSKVFTLRTMADAERIKAVAGKGRRVALIGGGLLGLEAGNGLRRTGAHVEVVEVFPRLLPRQTDLQGAKLLQELLENMGFAFHLGRKTEQIARMPDGLEIRLDNGTRLTADMILISAGVRPELGLARKLGLAVDKAVLVDDRMRTSLANVYAAGDVCEHRGRYYGIWPAAVEQGRVAGTNMAGGPAEYAGTMPSNSLKVAGIALTAFGEIDAEGRHESLIFQDQAKGLYRKVVHDQGRMLGGIFLGDDQGARAALAAMRRDQVVSPEIQALFPVE from the coding sequence ATGAAGCGCTTCGTGATCATCGGCAACGGGCCCGCGGCCAACAGCGCCGCCGAGGCGATCCGTAAACAGGATCAGAGCGCGTCGGTGGTGATGTTTTCCCGCGAATCCCAAGGCCACTACTACACCCCGGCCTTGCCGGAATTGGTGTCCGGGGAAAAGGCCGCGGGAAAGCTGATTGTCCATGGCCCCCAGTGGTATGAGCGACTTGGAATTGACTTGCGATTGGACTGCCCGGTCCAGGACGCCAACCCTGAACGCCGTCTCGTGACCACGGCGGAGGGCGAGGAGGTAGGCTACGACGCTTTGCTCCTGGCTACGGGCGGCAACGCATTCGTTCCGCCCATTCCCGGAACCGACGATCAGAAGGTGACATCGAAAGTGTTCACCTTGCGGACCATGGCCGATGCGGAGAGGATTAAGGCCGTGGCGGGCAAGGGGCGACGGGTTGCACTGATCGGCGGGGGCCTGTTGGGGTTGGAGGCTGGAAACGGCCTGCGCCGGACCGGCGCCCATGTGGAGGTGGTGGAGGTTTTCCCGCGTCTGCTGCCCCGGCAGACCGATCTCCAGGGAGCGAAGCTGCTTCAGGAGTTGCTGGAAAACATGGGATTCGCCTTTCACCTGGGCAGGAAGACCGAACAGATCGCCCGGATGCCTGACGGCCTGGAGATTCGCCTGGACAACGGAACTCGTTTGACGGCGGACATGATCCTGATTTCCGCCGGGGTGCGTCCGGAACTGGGACTGGCACGGAAGCTCGGGTTGGCCGTGGACAAGGCCGTGCTGGTGGACGACCGGATGCGGACCTCCTTGGCGAATGTATACGCCGCCGGTGATGTCTGCGAGCACCGGGGCCGGTATTACGGGATCTGGCCGGCGGCGGTGGAGCAGGGCCGGGTCGCCGGAACGAACATGGCCGGAGGGCCGGCGGAGTATGCGGGCACCATGCCGAGCAACTCCTTGAAGGTGGCCGGAATCGCCCTGACCGCCTTCGGCGAGATCGACGCCGAGGGCCGCCACGAATCCCTGATCTTCCAGGACCAAGCAAAAGGCCTGTACCGCAAGGTGGTCCACGATCAGGGCCGGATGCTCGGCGGGATTTTTCTCGGCGACGACCAGGGGGCCAGGGCCGCGCTGGCGGCCATGCGCCGGGATCAGGTCGTCAGCCCCGAAATCCAAGCCCTGTTCCCGGTGGAATAG
- a CDS encoding deoxyhypusine synthase family protein: MNIRRIDTLHSGEEDGLTPLKTLDLDAVEDFDELVTAMSRTAFGGRCLGEALDVLEAMVSDPECLVVGTFSGAMTVAKMGKVLCRMIDNGWLDIIVSTGALMAHGFIESIGLRHYKHEPHRMNDAALFEKGYNRVYDTLEPETNFMQAERVIARVMEEVGADAHLSSESLCRAIGRHLTDNYDGPGILKSAFAKDVPVYIPAFTDSELALDVASYMLRNHPEWQSLDIDEPGKLPFQFNPFLDLFSYTKRILGAKRIGIFTIGGGVPRNWAQQVGPFLEILSQRVESMKTTARRFHYAVRICPEPVHWGGLSGCTYQEGVSWGKFVAPKDGGRHAEVPSDATLVWPLLIKALEQRLAKRGAGHAAEASSDTAREKQA, translated from the coding sequence ATGAACATTCGACGTATCGACACCTTGCACAGTGGAGAGGAAGACGGCTTGACGCCCCTGAAAACCCTTGATTTGGATGCCGTGGAGGATTTCGACGAACTGGTGACGGCCATGTCCCGCACCGCGTTCGGCGGGCGCTGTCTGGGTGAGGCTCTGGACGTTCTGGAGGCCATGGTCAGCGATCCGGAATGCTTGGTGGTGGGGACCTTTTCCGGGGCGATGACCGTGGCCAAGATGGGCAAGGTGCTGTGCCGGATGATCGACAACGGCTGGCTGGATATCATCGTGTCCACCGGGGCGCTGATGGCCCATGGATTCATCGAATCCATCGGGCTGCGCCACTATAAGCACGAACCGCACCGGATGAACGACGCGGCGCTGTTCGAAAAGGGCTACAATCGGGTTTACGACACCCTGGAACCGGAAACCAATTTCATGCAGGCCGAACGGGTCATCGCCCGGGTGATGGAAGAAGTGGGTGCCGACGCCCATTTGAGTTCGGAGAGTCTGTGCCGGGCCATCGGTCGGCATTTGACCGACAATTATGACGGTCCGGGTATCCTCAAAAGCGCCTTTGCCAAGGACGTGCCGGTGTATATCCCGGCCTTCACGGATTCGGAGCTGGCCTTGGACGTGGCTTCGTACATGCTGCGCAACCACCCGGAGTGGCAGTCCCTGGACATCGACGAGCCGGGCAAGCTCCCCTTTCAGTTCAATCCGTTTCTGGACCTGTTCAGCTACACCAAACGAATTCTGGGGGCCAAACGGATCGGGATCTTCACCATTGGTGGAGGCGTGCCCCGGAACTGGGCCCAGCAGGTCGGGCCGTTTCTGGAAATTCTCAGCCAGCGCGTCGAGTCCATGAAGACCACGGCCCGGCGCTTTCACTACGCCGTGCGGATCTGTCCGGAACCGGTGCACTGGGGCGGTTTGAGCGGCTGCACGTACCAGGAGGGCGTCTCCTGGGGCAAGTTCGTCGCGCCCAAGGACGGCGGGCGGCACGCGGAGGTGCCCAGCGACGCGACCCTGGTCTGGCCTTTGCTGATCAAGGCCCTGGAACAACGTTTGGCCAAGCGTGGGGCCGGCCACGCCGCCGAGGCGAGCTCTGACACCGCGCGGGAGAAACAAGCATGA
- a CDS encoding pyruvoyl-dependent arginine decarboxylase has product MINFVPRQAFFTRGIGRHKNKLQSFELALRDAGIEKLNLVYVSSIFPPNCKMVTVEEGVKQLSPGQITFCVMARNATNEKGRLVGSAVGMAFPASKEHYGYISEHTAFGADEQELGDFAEDLASTMLATTQGVDFNPETAYDERRQIYLMSGKIIDSASAPVVTMGQAGVWTTTVSAAVFLP; this is encoded by the coding sequence ATGATCAATTTTGTACCACGGCAGGCATTTTTCACCAGGGGCATCGGCAGACACAAAAACAAACTTCAGTCGTTCGAGTTGGCGTTGCGCGACGCCGGGATCGAAAAGCTGAATCTGGTCTATGTGTCCAGTATCTTCCCTCCAAACTGCAAAATGGTCACAGTGGAAGAAGGGGTGAAGCAGCTCAGTCCGGGACAGATCACCTTTTGCGTGATGGCCCGTAACGCCACCAACGAGAAGGGGCGTTTGGTGGGGTCGGCCGTGGGCATGGCCTTTCCGGCCAGCAAGGAGCACTACGGCTACATTTCCGAGCATACCGCCTTTGGGGCCGATGAGCAGGAACTGGGCGACTTTGCCGAAGACCTGGCCTCCACCATGCTGGCCACAACCCAGGGCGTGGACTTCAACCCGGAGACCGCTTATGACGAAAGACGGCAAATCTATCTGATGAGCGGGAAAATCATCGACTCGGCCTCGGCCCCGGTTGTGACCATGGGGCAAGCCGGGGTCTGGACCACCACGGTTTCCGCCGCGGTGTTCCTCCCCTGA
- a CDS encoding SPOR domain-containing protein — protein sequence MAQKNSKPSTSPGGKKKRWRFELGPFGMLGVGLVGTLVMAWAFILGILVGRGYHPESVIPEIGWESAKLPTLSTPRTVLQPEELRFHETLQERGSQPSPEAPRRVEPPRVSAPVRQTPQAQREAAPDHAPAPVVAAPEPTGPTGPTGQAGLAEPLEPAGPRFEFVYQVASFQNDSQARALQQNIASTGLSASVEAGMVNDRQWYRVLVTVRGSQAEADLAKSRLQGLGIADPFLRAKKSL from the coding sequence ATGGCGCAGAAGAACTCCAAACCCTCGACTTCCCCCGGCGGAAAGAAGAAACGCTGGCGGTTTGAACTGGGTCCCTTTGGGATGCTCGGCGTGGGATTGGTGGGCACTTTGGTCATGGCCTGGGCGTTCATTTTGGGCATTCTGGTTGGCAGAGGATACCATCCGGAGTCGGTGATTCCGGAAATCGGTTGGGAGTCCGCCAAACTGCCGACGCTCTCCACGCCGCGAACCGTTTTGCAGCCCGAGGAACTGCGATTTCACGAGACGCTTCAGGAACGGGGCAGCCAACCCTCCCCTGAAGCGCCCCGCCGAGTCGAACCGCCGCGGGTTTCGGCTCCAGTCCGGCAGACTCCTCAGGCCCAGCGGGAGGCCGCGCCTGATCACGCCCCGGCTCCGGTCGTCGCCGCGCCCGAACCGACTGGCCCGACTGGCCCGACTGGACAGGCAGGGCTTGCGGAACCTCTGGAACCGGCAGGACCGCGTTTTGAGTTCGTCTATCAAGTGGCCTCGTTTCAGAATGACAGCCAGGCCAGGGCGTTGCAGCAAAACATTGCCTCCACGGGACTGTCGGCGTCCGTGGAAGCTGGAATGGTCAATGATCGGCAATGGTATCGGGTGTTGGTCACGGTGCGCGGCTCGCAGGCCGAGGCGGACCTGGCCAAGTCGCGGCTTCAGGGTTTGGGCATCGCGGACCCTTTCCTTCGGGCCAAAAAATCCTTATGA
- the argS gene encoding arginine--tRNA ligase: MRAQNYLRELLTPFLTEHGLEWTPATTLEPPRDKRFGDLATNMAFTLSKKAGKNPRQIAQDMEQRLAGLGHGRLAKVETAGPGFLNFTLAPSFWQQGVLDILDQGDEYGQTDLGRGRKVQVEFVSANPTGPLHIGHGRGAALGDSLARILRFMGHDVTTEYYLNDAGRQMRLLGASVLSRYLELLGREAVFPEDGYKGEYIRELAQGLADRDGERTADLPEQEALDVAREYAMARILAGIRQDLQDFRVEHQVWFSESGLIRDGAVERTLERLRADGLAYEQDGALWFASTRYGDDKDRVLRKSDGSLTYLASDIAYHADKFERGFDLVVDIWGADHHGYVGRMKAAAQALGRAPEDLQCILVQLVNLLRAGEQIAMSTRAGEFETLADVCAEVGPDAARFIFLSRKSDSHLDFDLELVKRQTMDNPVYYVQYAHARIHSLLAKAGEAGVIPLRPTLETLTLLDGEGDMELLKALDQFGDVLVSAAVTLSPHHLSHYLLDMAGKLHRYYTTHPVLAAGAPELVQARLALCRAVAQVLRNGLGLLGVSAPEKM, encoded by the coding sequence ATGCGAGCACAAAATTATTTGCGGGAATTGTTGACGCCCTTTCTGACCGAACACGGCCTGGAGTGGACCCCGGCCACGACCCTGGAACCACCGAGGGACAAGCGTTTCGGGGATTTGGCCACGAATATGGCCTTCACCCTGTCCAAGAAAGCCGGAAAGAACCCCCGGCAGATCGCCCAGGATATGGAACAGCGTTTGGCCGGCCTGGGCCACGGACGATTGGCCAAAGTGGAGACCGCCGGTCCGGGGTTCTTGAATTTCACCCTGGCCCCGTCTTTCTGGCAACAAGGCGTCCTGGACATCCTGGACCAGGGCGATGAATACGGACAGACCGACCTGGGTCGGGGTCGTAAGGTCCAGGTGGAGTTCGTCTCCGCCAACCCCACCGGCCCGCTGCACATCGGCCACGGGCGCGGGGCGGCCCTGGGGGACAGTCTGGCTCGTATCCTGCGGTTTATGGGCCACGACGTGACTACGGAATACTACCTTAACGACGCCGGTCGCCAGATGCGGCTCCTGGGGGCCTCGGTCCTGTCCCGGTATCTGGAACTGCTCGGGCGGGAAGCGGTTTTTCCCGAGGACGGGTACAAAGGTGAGTACATCCGGGAGTTGGCCCAAGGATTAGCGGACCGGGACGGAGAGCGGACAGCGGACCTTCCGGAGCAGGAAGCCCTGGACGTGGCCCGGGAATACGCCATGGCCCGGATTCTGGCCGGAATCCGCCAGGATCTCCAGGACTTTCGGGTGGAGCACCAGGTCTGGTTCTCCGAGTCCGGCTTGATCCGGGACGGGGCCGTGGAGCGGACCCTGGAGCGCTTGCGGGCGGACGGGCTGGCCTACGAGCAGGACGGGGCGCTCTGGTTCGCCAGCACCCGGTACGGGGACGACAAGGACCGGGTGCTGCGCAAGTCCGACGGCTCGTTGACGTACCTGGCCTCGGACATCGCCTACCACGCGGATAAGTTCGAGCGCGGCTTCGATCTGGTGGTGGACATTTGGGGCGCGGACCATCACGGCTACGTCGGCCGGATGAAAGCCGCAGCCCAGGCTCTGGGCCGGGCCCCGGAGGACTTGCAGTGCATTTTGGTCCAACTGGTCAACCTGCTCCGGGCCGGAGAGCAGATCGCCATGTCTACTCGGGCCGGGGAGTTCGAGACCCTGGCCGACGTGTGCGCCGAGGTGGGGCCGGATGCGGCTCGGTTTATCTTTCTCAGCCGCAAGAGCGACAGCCATCTGGACTTTGACCTGGAACTGGTCAAACGGCAGACCATGGACAACCCGGTCTACTACGTGCAGTACGCTCATGCCCGGATTCATTCCCTGCTGGCCAAGGCCGGAGAAGCCGGAGTGATTCCTTTGCGGCCGACCCTGGAGACGCTGACTCTGCTGGACGGAGAAGGGGATATGGAACTGCTCAAAGCCCTGGATCAGTTCGGCGATGTGCTGGTTTCCGCCGCGGTCACCCTCAGCCCGCATCACCTCAGCCACTATCTGTTGGATATGGCCGGAAAGCTGCACCGCTACTATACCACGCATCCGGTCCTGGCCGCGGGGGCGCCGGAATTGGTTCAGGCCCGACTGGCCTTGTGCCGGGCCGTGGCCCAGGTGTTGCGTAACGGGTTGGGTTTGCTGGGTGTGAGCGCACCGGAGAAGATGTAG
- a CDS encoding ACP S-malonyltransferase: MRESTSKIVVVFPGQGSQESGMGRDVAERFPEAMELWKRAEKAAGAPLREIYWDGAEQDMARTRYLQPAMTATTLGLWIVGHERLRVDGLAGHSLGEFAALAAARVLDIPAVLELAALRGQLMDEVGADQGGKMAAVLKLSQEAVQEIVDAVRGESDRELRIANHNSPAQFVISGTADLVDQAAALVKDRKGRAVPLAVSGAFHSSLMAEPAKEFAGALKKLDWRAPRIPVYFNVTAAVEPDPARIQTLVAEQMTSSVLWTQSILAQWDDGARTWIELGPKGVLSRLAGAILAKVDVPWEAKSISSLEHLEALGSTAGS; the protein is encoded by the coding sequence ATGAGAGAATCAACATCGAAAATCGTGGTTGTCTTTCCCGGTCAGGGGTCCCAGGAGTCGGGCATGGGAAGGGACGTGGCGGAGCGGTTCCCCGAGGCCATGGAATTGTGGAAGCGGGCGGAAAAGGCGGCGGGAGCGCCGTTGCGGGAAATCTATTGGGACGGCGCGGAACAGGACATGGCCCGGACCAGATATCTCCAGCCGGCCATGACCGCGACCACCCTGGGGTTGTGGATCGTGGGCCATGAGCGTTTGCGGGTGGACGGTCTGGCCGGTCACAGCCTGGGAGAATTCGCCGCGCTGGCCGCGGCGCGGGTTCTGGATATTCCGGCGGTCCTGGAACTGGCCGCGTTGCGCGGTCAGTTGATGGACGAGGTCGGGGCGGACCAAGGCGGCAAGATGGCCGCGGTGCTCAAGCTTTCCCAGGAGGCGGTCCAGGAAATCGTGGACGCGGTCCGAGGCGAAAGTGACCGGGAACTGCGCATCGCCAACCACAATTCTCCGGCCCAGTTCGTGATCAGCGGGACCGCCGACCTGGTGGACCAGGCCGCGGCCCTGGTCAAGGATCGCAAGGGCCGTGCCGTACCTTTGGCTGTGAGCGGGGCCTTTCATAGCTCTTTGATGGCCGAACCGGCCAAGGAGTTCGCCGGAGCATTGAAGAAATTGGATTGGCGCGCGCCGCGCATTCCGGTCTACTTCAACGTCACGGCGGCCGTGGAGCCTGATCCCGCCCGCATCCAGACCCTGGTGGCGGAGCAGATGACCTCTTCCGTGCTCTGGACCCAAAGCATTTTGGCTCAGTGGGATGACGGGGCCCGAACCTGGATTGAGCTTGGCCCCAAAGGGGTTCTGAGCCGGCTGGCTGGCGCGATTCTGGCCAAGGTGGACGTGCCCTGGGAGGCGAAGAGCATCTCCAGCCTGGAGCACCTGGAAGCGCTCGGTTCGACCGCCGGGAGTTGA